A section of the Candidatus Thermoplasmatota archaeon genome encodes:
- a CDS encoding heme o synthase, translated as MRPSDSGLSHSCNHHSVRRRKNKYKYVCKHDGVEMNPRAYFSLTKPAIVALLLFTSVAMMLTAHFVEEADPGVAIWVLAILSVHLTTSGTNAVTCYIDRDVDRAMERTQKRPIPRDQIRPDRRAALFGGTLVVAGLVLAVPVGLLFLFIGILGVVDTVVVYSAGLKRRTSWNVILGGFGGGLPALGGWVAITGSVDFIPLMAFSLVVAWTPGHIWSLALLHKDDYSRARIPMLPVVTSERRALRCIASTTLIMFGISLSLAYFGGLGPVYTISAVLLGIPALALGFLLVARPTERNAKLLFKFSSPYLFLLFLAMVIGALL; from the coding sequence ATGCGTCCTTCAGATTCTGGCCTGTCTCACTCATGCAATCACCACAGCGTTCGCAGACGGAAGAACAAATACAAGTACGTTTGCAAACATGATGGCGTCGAGATGAACCCCCGAGCGTACTTCTCGCTCACCAAGCCAGCGATCGTGGCGCTGCTCCTCTTCACGTCGGTCGCGATGATGCTCACCGCCCATTTCGTGGAGGAGGCCGACCCCGGTGTCGCGATATGGGTCCTCGCGATTCTCTCTGTGCACCTGACCACATCCGGGACCAATGCGGTCACGTGCTACATAGACAGGGACGTAGACAGGGCGATGGAGAGGACCCAGAAGAGGCCGATCCCGAGGGACCAGATCCGTCCGGACAGGCGGGCGGCGCTCTTTGGCGGGACGCTCGTCGTCGCGGGTCTCGTGCTTGCTGTGCCCGTGGGTCTCCTGTTCCTCTTCATCGGGATCCTCGGGGTCGTCGATACGGTCGTCGTCTACAGCGCGGGGCTGAAGAGAAGAACCTCTTGGAACGTCATCTTGGGCGGCTTCGGCGGCGGTCTCCCGGCCCTCGGCGGATGGGTCGCCATCACGGGGTCTGTGGATTTCATCCCGCTCATGGCGTTCTCCCTCGTCGTTGCATGGACCCCCGGCCACATATGGAGCCTGGCGCTCCTCCACAAGGATGATTACTCAAGGGCGAGAATCCCCATGCTCCCGGTGGTCACGTCCGAGAGGAGGGCGCTCAGGTGCATCGCCTCGACCACCCTGATCATGTTCGGTATCTCCCTGTCCCTGGCCTACTTTGGCGGGCTCGGTCCGGTTTACACGATCTCTGCCGTCCTCCTTGGCATCCCCGCCCTGGCGCTCGGCTTCCTTCTTGTGGCGAGGCCTACGGAAAGAAACGCGAAGCTGCTCTTCAAGTTCTCGAGCCCTTACCTCTTCCTGCTCTTTCTGGCGATGGTGATCGGGGCTTTGCTCTAG
- a CDS encoding rubrerythrin family protein, with the protein MSETGQNLKDAFAGESQANRRYLAFALKAEKEGFPEVARLFRVAAESETYHAWNHLRAIGAIGTTEENLQEAMMGERHEAVEMYPDFIEQANIEENKLAGRSFTWALAAEKVHEGLYSEALEAMKAGKDFERKEYHICPVCGYTMEGEPPDRCPLCNAPKDRFIKM; encoded by the coding sequence ATGAGTGAGACAGGCCAGAATCTGAAGGACGCATTCGCAGGCGAATCACAGGCCAACAGGAGGTATCTGGCCTTTGCCCTGAAAGCGGAAAAGGAGGGCTTTCCCGAGGTTGCCAGGCTGTTCCGCGTCGCCGCCGAATCCGAGACCTACCACGCGTGGAACCATCTGAGGGCGATCGGTGCCATCGGGACCACAGAGGAGAACCTCCAAGAGGCCATGATGGGCGAGAGGCACGAGGCCGTTGAGATGTATCCCGACTTCATCGAGCAGGCCAACATCGAGGAGAACAAGTTGGCGGGAAGGTCCTTCACCTGGGCCTTGGCCGCGGAGAAGGTCCACGAGGGGCTCTACTCTGAAGCCCTGGAAGCGATGAAGGCGGGCAAGGACTTCGAGAGAAAGGAATACCATATCTGCCCGGTGTGCGGTTACACCATGGAGGGCGAGCCCCCGGACCGGTGTCCTCTCTGCAACGCACCAAAGGACAGGTTCATCAAGATGTAG
- a CDS encoding rubredoxin, whose amino-acid sequence MAKWECTVCGYIYDPETGDVESGIVAGTSFEDLPADWICPVCGAPKEDFVQLG is encoded by the coding sequence ATGGCTAAGTGGGAATGCACAGTATGTGGTTACATCTACGACCCAGAAACCGGAGATGTTGAATCAGGAATCGTGGCAGGAACGTCCTTTGAGGACCTTCCGGCTGACTGGATATGCCCCGTTTGCGGGGCTCCCAAGGAAGATTTCGTACAACTCGGCTAG
- a CDS encoding NifU family protein gives MREKILDVLDKEIRPGLQMDGGDVEFQNYDENSGVVSVRLKGACGTCPMSTLTLQMGIEKVLKDRIPEVKSVVSV, from the coding sequence GTGAGAGAGAAAATCCTAGACGTACTGGATAAGGAGATCCGTCCTGGCCTTCAAATGGACGGCGGAGACGTGGAGTTCCAGAACTACGATGAGAACAGCGGAGTCGTCTCCGTGAGGCTGAAGGGCGCCTGCGGGACGTGTCCCATGTCCACGCTGACCCTGCAGATGGGGATCGAGAAGGTGCTCAAGGACCGCATCCCAGAGGTGAAATCCGTAGTCTCCGTCTAG